The Daucus carota subsp. sativus chromosome 7, DH1 v3.0, whole genome shotgun sequence genome window below encodes:
- the LOC108196356 gene encoding caffeoylshikimate esterase, with the protein MERCITQTLQQHDFSPYCRNWIGTGPRPKPKTTNLIIMAKKKPVIEGLSDELNKIAAQNLDFAPARRLVRSAFTQIQQNLDHCLFQMAPPGIRTEEWYELNSKHQEIFCKSWLPKPGVRMKAALCFCHGYGDTCTFFFEGIAKQIAASGYGVYAIDHPGFGLSEGLHGYISSFDDIVDNVIEQYTIIKGRPEVRDVPRFLLGQSMGGAVAIKVHLKEPREWDGLVLVAPMCKIAEDMRPPEPLAKALTMLSRVMPKAKLVPQKDLAELAIRDSKKRKQASYNVICYNDQTRLKTAVELLKATNYIESQLNKISLPMLILHGAADKVTDPMVSRFLYEKASSKDKTLKLYEDGYHCILEGEPDEIIFTVINDIISWLDSRCTVH; encoded by the exons ATGGAACGGTGTATAACTCAAACTCTTCAACAACACGACTTCTCTCCTTATTGTCGGAACTGGATCGGAACTGGGCCGAGACCCAAACCAAAAACAACCAATCTGATCATCATGGCCAAGAAAAAGCCCGTGATCGAAGGCTTGAGTGACGAGCTCAATAAGATAGCTGCTCAGAACTTGGATTTCGCGCCTGCTCGTCGGCTAGTTCGTTCTGCTTTTACTCAGATTCAACAAAACCTCGATCACTGCTTGTTTCAG ATGGCTCCACCTGGGATCAGAACGGAAGAG TGGTATGAGTTGAACTCAAAACATCAAGAAATTTTCTGTAAAAGTTGGTTGCCTAAGCCCGGTGTTCGGATGAAAGCTGCTCTCTGTTTCTGTCATGGATATGGTGATACTTGCACGTTTTTCTTTGAAG GTATTGCCAAGCAAATTGCTGCTTCTGGATATGGTGTTTATGCAATCGATCATCCTGGTTTTGGTCTCTCAGAAGGATTACATGGTTACATCTCCAGCTTTGACGATATAGTTGACAATGTGATTGAACAATACACAATAATTAAAG GAAGGCCTGAAGTAAGAGACGTGCCTCGCTTTTTACTAGGCCAGTCCATGGGAGGTGCAGTTGCTATCAAGGTTCATCTAAAGGAACCGCGTGAATGGGATGGCTTAGTACTTGTAGCTCCAATGTGTAAG ATTGCAGAGGACATGCGACCTCCAGAACCACTTGCCAAAGCCTTAACCATGCTCTCCAGAGTTATGCCGAAAGCTAAGTTAGTACCTCAGAAAGATCTAGCTGAGCTGGCGATCAGAGATTCGAAGAAAAGGAAACAG GCTTCATATAATGTAATATGTTACAATGACCAGACGCGATTAAAGACTGCTGTGGAGCTGCTAAAGGCAACAAATTATATTGAATCCCAACTCAATAAG ATATCTTTACCAATGCTTATTCTTCATGGAGCTGCTGATAAAGTGACAGATCCAATGGTGAGCCGATTTCTTTATGAGAAGGCTTCCAGCAAAGACAAAACTTTAAAGCTCTACGAAGATGGATATCATTGCATTTTGGAAGGCGAACCTGATGAAATAATTTTTACCGTAATCAATGACATTATCTCCTGGCTTGATTCTCGGTGTACTGTTCACTAA